The following is a genomic window from Nymphaea colorata isolate Beijing-Zhang1983 chromosome 3, ASM883128v2, whole genome shotgun sequence.
CTCTTTCACGTTCCAACTGATGTCACAGTTAAGATGCTGGTGCTGTTGAAGGAAGCTTGATTGCTGAAGTTTTATATTTACTCAGTCTTTCCAATACCAATAGATAAAATATTTTGCGTTTCTCGAATTGATCATTGTTCCCAGGTTGTCAAGCCCTTCAAGCGGGGTGTCTTTTTGAAGACAAAAACACGGAGGAGGACCCTGGCTCAGAAAGGACGGGGAATCAAATGTTCATGGGAGCTCAAGCAAATGCTTCCACCTCCATTTTAGCTATGTGGGCAGTTTTCTTATGAACTAATTCGATCATCTATGAACTAATTCGATCATCCCTTCAGTTTGTTCGTCATATGTTCTTCTTTGATTTAGTCATGGCTGCCCTTGATACATCGACCATGACAAGATCTCGCTCACTGAAGAACTCACTTTATGAAGCGGTATTGTTCAGTCGCGTCCCCCATTATAAAGGCAAGTAAGACAAGAATCCATCAGCACTCGAGACCGAGAAAAAGATAACCTAGTTTCAAAGAGCGAggttctctcttttcaaataAGAAATTCGTAAAACAGAAAAGCAAGGTGGGTTTGGCACTGATCTGGCAATGGAGGAGGGTGTTGGCATTCATTACGAAAGCAACTCGACTGTTTACGTTCTTGCTGCATACCGGTCCGCTCCTGGAGTGGGGTCAGACCACCTGCTGGGAACTCTGTTCATGTAAAACACGACCAATCATGAGAGCAGATCAGTTCACCTGATAGGTCACCCTCTTGACGAAAAACGGCGCCAGGACAAAACAAATGCATTAATTCTTCATGGTTCCAACACATGGTAGTTTGGAGTTGGCAGCCCAGGGAGAGACGGAGACCGAAGGCAAAGTGAGAGCGGTCAGCTCCTCGAGCAAACAAAACCAGGAGAAAGGGAAGAACTAAGAAGGTGGCCCAAGAGCAAGATGAAAGCACCGGTCGGGTTGTTATTGAGATGGCAGCTTTGTTGACTCCTGACGTCATGAATCCGCCCGAACCGCCAAACCCATTTTTTCCTTCCACTCCTTCAAAGCCCAGACGATGCTCGTGTGTTTATGTGAATTGTCTTCCACTTATCTGCATAGATGCCGATCGCTTGGATTTCCTTTGCGCAAGTTCTCACTTAAGCCGGTAGTTCTTCTCATTCCGGTTTTACTTTTGCTGGCAATTATTGAAAAGGGACCTTAAGTTTCATGTTGGAACTGGCAAAAATGGGTTTCCTAACGTTGTCTGTTTAGTTTgtaaattgtttttattttaaaaattgacgTGAAATTTTCTATTCCGACAGACTTCAACGAGAGTTGTCGGAAAATGGTATAGATATCACAAAGACAAGAAATATGAGGCTCATATCTTGAGATTCCAGATAAAAGGTAGCCTTTTGAATGGAAATTTCCTTGGGTGTTCCACTGGACCAAATTAGCGAGGCAAACATTTTACTAGCACGAGTTTGTTCATCCATCGTTCACGATTAACCGATGGCTTTCGCTCTCGTTGATTGATGTTGTGGCACCATTGCCTTTattcgtgattttttttttttttgtgcttttgatttgattgattgattgatatTGTGGGAATATTGCCTTTATTTAACATGCTTTTGATATGTATTGAATGCAGCGAAGCCAACTTAATTGAAAAAGCCCTTAATGTGAAGGCCGTTGGATCGCCGGAACTCATGTTTCGTGAAGCAAGAACATAAGATGATCAATTTCAGTGTTTCCAAAACAATTGCAAAGCTCTACACTAGGGGACATTTTGGAGAGTAATAATAAGCTGCAAACCAAACTTTGgtgttttaaaatataatttttttatcatccTAGGACCCGGAATAAAGACAGTTTGTAGAATAAGTTCCTGATCACTTTCTAGGGCTGCCATTTTGGTGGCATCACAAAATAGTCaaccaataaaaattttagttcGGGACCTTAGGCTGGCCAATTTCttgctgaaaggaaaaagacaaaccCCTGGTGAGGAGCTGGGACAAAAAAACAACTAAGTTCAACATTGCTCAAACTCCTGCTAAAAAAAAGAATTCCATCATGTTCATTATCGATTATTTATTGCATAACTTAGGCATCTAAGTCGGCTCACTTGAGAGGGGATGACAGCTGACCAAGAAATAATTCTACATCAAAATAAAACATGCATATATTAAGAATTTGCAACAGCGAGTCACGAGACACAAGATCCAGCCATGACAAATGAAAATATGGACtaacaagaagaaggacaacaaCAGAAACCTCACAGATTCACAAAGTTTTCGAAGCAAGGGTCAAAGAAGAACTACAAGCAGATCGCCTGTAGCTTTTCAAACATTTGGAAAGTTTGGCCAACCAGAGTCGGACCACCTTGTCCAATGTGGCCAAGCTACAGGCTAACTGCATTCTTAGCCATTCCAAGTTTGACCTGAGTTAATATGCTgagtaaagaaagaaaaataaaaacatgttgATGTACATTAATATTCAGTAATGAAACTTGAATCGCTCGGAGGTTGAAACGTGAGCATCTATTACATAGGTTCAACATATTTACAGAAGCAGCAAATGAAGTACGCACGATTGACACCACAGCTATGCATGTACAGGGAAAGCTATAAAAAGTTTTGAAACCAACATGTATGACAGAGTGCGATCAGAAAAGCTATCTTGCGATGGCCACACCATCtctgaaaagaatgttagccaCCGGCGATGGAAGCCAAGCAGGATTTGCACCACTCTGGCCATCCTGGAAGCCTTCACCCTGGGCTGAAACTTTTGCACCTTTCTTCCTTGAACCCTTGATACTCTTTCCTATAGTGAATCCAAGCTTAAGAGCTGTAAGCAAGCCCAAAGCTATCAGCACAGGTCTTATTACCCAGTGATAGTCCTCGAGATGCTGGTATTTCTTCACCATTCCCACACACTTGTCAAATGACACAACTTCAACCTCAGCTGGATCTGCTAAGAAGCTTGGCATTTTCCTAAAGAACGGGCGACCAGGAAACCCAACAACAAGACAGCCATTGGGTAGTATGCGCAATATTCTTCCTGCTTCCCATTTACCACCCTTTTTCTGTGGCCATTCAAACCTTGGAGAAGACACGTTTGCTTTCACTCTCACAAACTGCCCCACATAAAATGTCTCGGACATCTGAAGGTCTGCAGAATTTCCATGCCAAAGTGTCTCCATGCCAATAAAACCGACAGTCACTCTGCCATCTCGTTCAATTGAATGAAGTATACCTACAGGAGAGTGTTTCTTCCTGTCTTCTTCACGAATCCGCACCCAATCCCCAGCTGCAAAACCAAAGGTCACCCTCTCCAATGTTGAGGGATGCAACTTCAACGGATCATGAAGCCCATGAACTCTTACAAGTATGAAACGGTCAGCATCACCATCTGTTTCCATTCCAACTACCATTCCCTCTGGAATATCCATGCTTTCCTGTTTAAATGAACTTGACTTTCTGGAGCGGACAATATCACCAACTTGAAGTTTATCTTTTCCTAGTAACCAATTAGTGGAATATGCAGTAGCTGGTCTGCCCATGATGGTGGTCTATGTCCAGGGCTAATCCACCCACAGTCACCATATACTGCATTTGGGCTGGTCCAGATTTCAGTGCAAGGAAAACAGGTGGTGAGAGACAGTAGTGCGCATACACGATTGAACTAAAACTTGATCAACATACACACTGGGGAAAGTGGCGTGCTAGGgaattataattataaatatCTCCATCAGTGAGTTCTCTAATTACTCTCCAGCTTTTGACATGAAAATCACTTGACCAGGATTGCCGCAAACTATTTCATTTTATCTGATGAGTTTGATAATATAAACAGATGGAAACGTAAATCGCAATTGTTAATGCTTCACTGACCGGATGAAAGACAATATAAAATCATAACCTACTGACCAGCAATACTCAATTTCTTAAGGAATAGCAGATGACTTGATCTATTGCATTTTATAGTATTAGAATAATAGACACGTGTTCCTTCTCATCATTCCTTTATGTCAGGTCATGTATTGTTTCCCTAAGATGAAATGGTTTTAGGGAATGTGCACTTAGTTAAGTTGGTAACAGAAACAGAAACAGCAGGGTGTTTCTTGAATGAGGTACGTAGATACCTTGAACACTCATCATTAGACATGCTAGAACATTTTCAGTGGAAAAAAGATTCCCTAGTAAAGTGAACTTTCCACAGAGAACAGAACTCACAGATAAAactattaaaagaaaagaagaaaaagcaatgTCACTTACTTTTTGAAGGCATGCAAAATATCCCGGATTAGTGGCCTTTTACGCAGGTCATAGTTAAAGCATCCAATGATGACATTTTCAATTGCAGCAGGCAAGCCACTAGGGATGCTTGGTTTTTCTTGAGTATTCACAACCAGATCATGGATCTCTTCAGAAGATTTCCCTGACCAAGGTCTCACTCCAGTCAGCATCTCTACAACACTGCAACCAAATCCCCATGAATCGGTCTCAAAGGATATGGGACCCCCTACACCAGGCTCCCATTGTTCAGGAGCCATGTAGTTTGCTGTTCCAAGCCTTACAGTCATGTCTGAGCTAGGACGTGGAATTCCATAAAGTAGCAGAGGAAGCCCAATATCCCCAATAATTGCTTGGTCGTTTCCATTGAGAAGAAAATTGGAAGGCTTGAGATTAAGTATCAAGATACCTCTTGAATGCATCTCTAGAACTCCCTGAGCTAAATCAATCCC
Proteins encoded in this region:
- the LOC116250464 gene encoding LOW QUALITY PROTEIN: E3 ubiquitin-protein ligase KEG (The sequence of the model RefSeq protein was modified relative to this genomic sequence to represent the inferred CDS: deleted 2 bases in 1 codon), which produces MAEQVGSSPSTDSFEYVLFEGDPDNMRTVVSTSNETGPWVDPGVLKLTHRIGRGPLGDVWIATLHQSTDDYDNYHEVAVKMLNSIKEDQMQAFMIKFEDIFSKLQGLSDVCFLHGVSIKSGKICIIMKFYEGSLADKMAQLEGDKLSLADVLRYGIDLAQGVLEMHSRGILILNLKPSNFLLNGNDQAIIGDIGLPLLLYGIPRPSSDMTVRLGTANYMAPEQWEPGVGGPISFETDSWGFGCSVVEMLTGVRPWSGKSSEEIHDLVVNTQEKPSIPSGLPAAIENVIIGCFNYDLRKRPLIRDILHAFKNPNAVYGDCGWISPGHRTIMGRPATAYSTNWLLGKDKLQVGDIVRSRKSSSFKQESMDIPEGMVVGMETDGDADRFILVRVHGLHDPLKLHPSTLERVTFGFAAGDWVRIREEDRKKHSPVGILHSIERDGRVTVGFIGMETLWHGNSADLQMSETFYVGQFVRVKANVSSPRFEWPQKKGGKWEAGRILRILPNGCLVVGFPGRPFFRKMPSFLADPAEVEVVSFDKCVGMVKKYQHLEDYHWVIRPVLIALGLLTALKLGFTIGKSIKGSRKKGAKVSAQGEGFQDGQSGANPAWLPSPVANILFRDGVAIAR